TGAGCCCCACGCTGGCCGCCAGGCGCGCGTGGCCGAGGAGATGCCGGTACTCGCCATGCACGGGGATGAAGTAGCGCGGGCGGGTCAGCGTCAGCATGACCTTCAGGTCTTCCTGGCTGGCGTGCCCCGACACGTGCACGAACGCGTTGTCCTCGTAGAGCACCTCGGCGCCCAGGCGCAGCAGCGCGTTGATCACGCGGCCCACGGTGCGCTCGTGGCCGGGGATCACGCGCGCGGAGACGATGACGAGGTCGCCGCGGTCGATCTGCACCGCCTTGTGCTCGCCGGCGGCTATCAGGGCCAGCGCCGAGTTCGGCTCGCCCTGGCTGCCCGTCGAGAGGATCACCTGGCGCCCGAGCGGCAGCAGCGCCAGCTCTTCCAGCGGCAGCAGCACGTCCGGGGGGATCCGCAGATAGCCGAGCTCCGCGGCCAGCACCACGTTCCTCTGCATGCTCATGCCCACCAGCGCCACGCGGCGGCCGTGCTCGGCGGCCAGGGTGAGCACCTGCTGGATGCGATGGATGTGCGAGGCGAAGGTGGCCAGGATGATCCGGCCCGGGGCCTGCTGAAAGCGTTCCCGGAGCGCCGTGCCGACCTCCATCTCCGAGCGCGTGTGGCCGGGTCGGTCCACGTTGGTGGAGTCCGAGCAGAGCACGAGGACGCCCTGCTCGCCCAGCTCGGCGAACTTCCGATAGTCGGGCAGCTCGCCGTCGAGAGGGCTGGGATCGAGCTTGAAGTCGCCGGTGTGGACCAGGGTGCCCACCGGCGTGTCGATGGCCAGCCCGATCCCGTCGACGATGGAGTGGGTGACGCGGATCGGCTCGACGCGGAACGGTCCCGCCTCGATCCGGTCGCGGGGCCGCATGGCCCGCAGCTCGGCTCCCTCCAAGAGGTCGTGCTCGCGCAGACGCTCGGCCACCAGCGCGAGCGTCATCGGCGTCCCGTACACGGGCACGCGGGCCTCCCGCAGGAGGTAGGGCAGCGCGCCGATGTGATCCTCGTGGCCATGGGTGAGGAAGACGGCGCGGAAGTTTTCGCGCTTGGCCAGCGCGTAGGAGAAGTCCGGGATCACGTAGTCGATGCCGGGCAGCTCGTCCGGGTCGGGGAACATGAGGCCGCAGTCGACGGCGATGAGATCGTCGCCGAACTCGACAAGCATCATGTTGAGGCCGATCTCGCCGAGGCCGCCGAGGGGGATCAGCCGGACGGCCGGCTCGGTCAGAGGCTCCACGAAGGCTCCTTTCCCATACAGTTGGAAATCATAGCGCTGCTGCGCACATGAGCGGAAGTTTTAGGCTGCGGCGCCTGGACCCGGCCTTCCGCGCCACAATGGCCACGGCCGAGTGAGAGCGGTCGGCCTCGTGGGGCTGCCCTGTCGTTGGCCGCCGGTGGCAGGGCCTATCGCGCTGAGGCGGGCCTCAGCTGGCGCCGGGCCTCCCGGATGACGCCGACGGCTGACGTGCCGAACATGCCGGCGATCAGAAGGCCCGTCACGATGTCCGGCCACGCGGAGCCGGTCCACGCGACGCCGACCGCTGCGAGCAGCACGCCACCGTTGGCCATCACGTCGTTCCGCGAGCACAACCACGCAGAACGCATATTGATGTCGTCGGCTTGGCGGCGCCAGAGGAGCATCAGGCAAAAGACGTTCGCCGCGAGAGCGGCGAGTCCAACTGCGCCCATCAGTTCGGCGGTGGGGACGAGCCCACGGACCAGCTTCACCCCGACTTCCGTGAGGACGCCGAGGCCGAACGCGCCCATGATGGCTCCCTTGAGCAGCGCAGCGCGGGCCTGCCACAGGGCGCCTCGGTTGAGCACGTAGAGGCTGAAGCCGTAGACGATGGCATCGCCGAGCATGTCGACGGAGTCGGCGAGGAGCGCCGTGGAGTGGGCGAGGAGCCCTGCGCCGAACTCCCCCAGGAACATGGCGCCGTTGATCCAGAGCACGATCTGGAGAACCCGACGCTGGTGCTCGGGGATGTCGGTCCTGATCTCGCAGCACTCACGCATGCCTGATGAACGTAGTGTGCCCCACGGGCCCGGCCACCGCCATCTGCTCCTCGCAGTGGGCCGGGCCCCAGCGCTCCGACCCGCGCGGACGGCGGGGCGTCCGGCGCTTCTTTGTGCCGTGCTACGCCGCCGGCGTGTCCCTGATCGCCGGAACGCTCGCGCTGAGGGACAGTTGGATGGGCGCCGGCATGCTGCTGACCGCCACCGTCGCGAGCGCGTTGATCTGGCGAGTGCTCACCCGGCTCCGGGGCGCTCCCTCCGATTACGCCCCCGTCATGCGCCTCAAGTACGTGACCTCGGGCCTCTTCGTGGCCTTCATCGCGGCATGCCTGGCGTTTACCCACTTCCTCCAGCCCGCGGATTTCGTAAGGTAGCGTTCGTGCTTGCACCGGCCGGGCTGGTCTGGCCTCCTAGGGTTGGCCGCACGGCCCTTCGGAGGCAAGTGGATCGTCCAATATCGGTGAAAGGACGTCGAGGCCACGGTCTCCCCAGCCACGCGGATGCAAATCGGCTCGGGCGCTGGGCTGCGGACCGCAACGCGCCCACCGAAACCGTCTTTGCCGTCCGCGGGACCCCGGCCCGGCCAACGCCCCCGCGGCATGTATCGCCGGAGAACTCGGCAGCGGGCCATCGTCCCGGAGTATCGCGATCGCGTCACGATCGACTAACGATGCGCCGCCTCGTAGACTGGAGGGGTTTCTAGTCGCTATGACGAGCCAGGGCCGCATCTACACCTGTCCCATGCATCCGGAGGTCCGGCAACCCGGGCCCGGCTCGTGTCCGAAATGCGGTATGGCGCTCGAGCCCCTCGGTGCCCTGGAGGCCGCCGCACGGACGGAGTACGTCTGCCCGATGCATCCCCAGATCGTGCGCAGCGCTCCGGGCTCTTGCCCGATTTGCGGCATGGCCCTGGAGCCTCGAACGGTGACCGGCGACGAAGAGAACGCCGAGCTGAAAGACATGACCCGGCGGTTCTGGGTCAGCGTGGCGCTCAGCGTGCCGTTGCTCGCGTTCGCGATGGGCGACATGCTTCCCGGCCAGCCGCTGCGCCACGGGCTGTCCAGCCGGCTCATCGCCTGGTTGCAGCTCATCCTGGCGACGCCCGTGGTGCTCTGGGGGGGCTGGCCATTCTTCCAGCGCGGCTGGGCGTCCATCGTCAACCGCAGCCTGAACATGTTCACGCTGATCGCGCTCGGTACCGGCACGGCGTGGGTCTACAGCGTTGTCGCCGCCGTCGATCCGGGAATCTTCCCTGACTCTTTCCGCACGCACGGGGGCGAGGTCGGGCTCTACTTCGAGGCGGCCGCGATCATCACCACGCTCGTGCTCCTGGGACAGGTGATCGAGCTACGGGCGAGGAGCCAGACGAGCAGCGCGATTAAGCAGCTCCTTGGCCTGGCTCCCAAGACGGCGCGACGCCTCCGCGGCGACGGCACCGAAGAAGACGTGTCGCTCGATCAGGTTCAGCCGGGCGATCGTCTCCGGGTACGTCCTGGAGAAAGGGTGCCGGTCGATGGCACCGTCCTCGAGGGCACGAGCGCGGTGGACGAATCGATGGTGACCGGTGAGCCGATCCCGGTGGAGAAGACGCCGGGCAGCCGCGTCACCGGAGGGACCGTCAACGGGACGGGCGGCTTCGTGATGCGAGCCGAGCGCGTAGGCAGCGATACGTTACTGGCGCAGATCGTCCATATGGTGAGCGAGGCGCAGCGGAGCCGGGCGCCGATCCAGCGGCTCGCCGATACAGTCTCGGCTTACTTCGTGCCAGCCGTCGTCGCGGTCGCCGTGATCGCGGCCATCGTCTGGGGCCTGATAGGTCCAGAGCCGCGGATGGCCTACGCTCTGGTGAACGCGGTGGCGGTGCTCATCATCGCCTGTCCGTGCGCCCTCGGGCTCGCCACGCCGATGGCGATCATGGTCGGCACGGGGCGCGGCGCCCTAGCGGGTGTGCTCATCAAGAATGCCGAGGCGCTCGAGGTCCTGGAAAAGGTCGACACGCTCGTCGTGGACAAGACGGGCACCCTCACCGAAGGCAAGCCCCGTCTGGTCTCGCTCGTGACCGCGCCGGGGCACTCGGAGTCTGACCTCCTGCGCTTGGCAGCCAGCCTGGAGCGGGGCAGCGAGCATCCGCTCGCTGCTGCCATCGTGGCTGGGGCGGTGGAAAGGAAGCTGACTCTGTCAGTCGTGAACGACTTTCGGTCGATCACGGGCAAAGGCGTGGCGGGCCGGGTGGAGGGCCGGACCGTCGCGCTCGGGAATCGCCGGCTCACAGAAGACCTCGGCGTCCCCGTCGGCGATCTTGCCGAACGGGCCGACGCGCTCCGACGGGAGGGTCAGACCGTGATGTTCGTCGCTGTCGACGGCCGGGTCGCCGGGCTCGTGGGGGTCGCTGATCCGATCAAGGAATCCACACCGGAGGCTCTCCGGCTGCTGCGCGAGTCCGGGCTGCAGATCGTGATGGTCACGGGCGATAGCCGGCGCACCGCGGAGGCGGTCGCTCGCAGGCTCGGGATCGAGCATGTCGAGGCGGAAGTGCTTCCGGAAGACAAGAGCGCGGTCATCAAGGCGATGCAGCATGAAGGACGGCGCGCCGCCATGGCGGGCGACGGCGTCAATGACGCGCCGGCATTGGCGCAAGCAGACGTGGGCATCGCGATGGGGACGGGAACCGACGTCGCGATCGAGAGCGCGGGCATCACGCTGGTGAAGGGCGATCTCCGCGGTATCGTGCGGGCACGCCGGCTGAGCCAGGCGACGATGCGGAACATTCGCGAAAACCTCTTCTTCGCCTTCATCTACAACGCGCTCGGCGTGCCGATCGCTGCGGGCGTGCTCTACCCGGTCTTCGACCTCCTGCTGAGTCCGATCATCGCGAGCGCGGCAATGAGCTTCAGCTCGGTTTCGGTCATCTTCAACGCGCTCCGGTTGCGACGGCTCGCCCTGTAGTCGACGACTCACGCTCTAGCAGCCGATTCGCTCAAGCTACCACGGCCGCGCTGGGCCGGAGATCGCAGCTAGGATACGTGACTGGCTGTCGGCCGAAGAGAGATCGCGCGTCTTGAAGGACTGATCACCCGTCGCGCTTCCGACTTGCGCTTGGACCCGGCGGCGACCTGAGGCCAAGCCCGCTGCCCACCGTGTCGCGCGCTCGAACCCCGCCTCGAAAGGATCGCCCGACAATACGCAGACCGACTGCCGGTGTATCGCGTCGACATCGACCGGGACATGCCGGTGGCCGAGCGCTTCGGGGTCAAGAGCATCCCGACGATCCTCGTGGTTCGGGGCAGCAGAGAAGTGGCGCAGCTCGACGGTCTCATCACCGACCGGGATCTCACGGCCGCGTTCGAACGCGAGGCCGGGTGAGCCTGAAAAAACAGCCTTGACCTTACCCTAAGGGGAAAGGTTTAGGCTACGCACTGACATGGATGGTGGCCTCAAGATCGGAGAGCTGGCCCGCCGGGCCGGAGTGACCGCCAAGGCGATCCGCTTCTATGAGCGCAAGCGGGTCCTGCCGCCGGCGAAGCGGGCCGCGAACCGCTACCGGCTCTACGATGACGACGCTGTCGGGATGCTGTACTTCGTCAAGCAAGCGACCGGCCTCGGTCTGACACTTGCGGAGATCAAAGAGATCATCGCGATCCGCCGAGGCGGCCGCCCACCGTGCGCCCACGTGCATCGCCTCTTGCGCGACAAGGCC
This region of Candidatus Methylomirabilota bacterium genomic DNA includes:
- a CDS encoding ribonuclease J, giving the protein MEPLTEPAVRLIPLGGLGEIGLNMMLVEFGDDLIAVDCGLMFPDPDELPGIDYVIPDFSYALAKRENFRAVFLTHGHEDHIGALPYLLREARVPVYGTPMTLALVAERLREHDLLEGAELRAMRPRDRIEAGPFRVEPIRVTHSIVDGIGLAIDTPVGTLVHTGDFKLDPSPLDGELPDYRKFAELGEQGVLVLCSDSTNVDRPGHTRSEMEVGTALRERFQQAPGRIILATFASHIHRIQQVLTLAAEHGRRVALVGMSMQRNVVLAAELGYLRIPPDVLLPLEELALLPLGRQVILSTGSQGEPNSALALIAAGEHKAVQIDRGDLVIVSARVIPGHERTVGRVINALLRLGAEVLYEDNAFVHVSGHASQEDLKVMLTLTRPRYFIPVHGEYRHLLGHARLAASVGLTPDRIFLLEDGIGLEVTKTAARVVGRYPAGRVLVDGKGVGDIGAVVLRDRQLLAQDGLVAVSLVVNRQGAVVAGPEIVSRGFIHVKENEPLLEELRATIRAALAARVATTPVDREAIGALVRTTVRHFITQRFQRKPVVLPVVLEV
- a CDS encoding cation transporter; this translates as MRECCEIRTDIPEHQRRVLQIVLWINGAMFLGEFGAGLLAHSTALLADSVDMLGDAIVYGFSLYVLNRGALWQARAALLKGAIMGAFGLGVLTEVGVKLVRGLVPTAELMGAVGLAALAANVFCLMLLWRRQADDINMRSAWLCSRNDVMANGGVLLAAVGVAWTGSAWPDIVTGLLIAGMFGTSAVGVIREARRQLRPASAR
- a CDS encoding copper-translocating P-type ATPase, coding for MTSQGRIYTCPMHPEVRQPGPGSCPKCGMALEPLGALEAAARTEYVCPMHPQIVRSAPGSCPICGMALEPRTVTGDEENAELKDMTRRFWVSVALSVPLLAFAMGDMLPGQPLRHGLSSRLIAWLQLILATPVVLWGGWPFFQRGWASIVNRSLNMFTLIALGTGTAWVYSVVAAVDPGIFPDSFRTHGGEVGLYFEAAAIITTLVLLGQVIELRARSQTSSAIKQLLGLAPKTARRLRGDGTEEDVSLDQVQPGDRLRVRPGERVPVDGTVLEGTSAVDESMVTGEPIPVEKTPGSRVTGGTVNGTGGFVMRAERVGSDTLLAQIVHMVSEAQRSRAPIQRLADTVSAYFVPAVVAVAVIAAIVWGLIGPEPRMAYALVNAVAVLIIACPCALGLATPMAIMVGTGRGALAGVLIKNAEALEVLEKVDTLVVDKTGTLTEGKPRLVSLVTAPGHSESDLLRLAASLERGSEHPLAAAIVAGAVERKLTLSVVNDFRSITGKGVAGRVEGRTVALGNRRLTEDLGVPVGDLAERADALRREGQTVMFVAVDGRVAGLVGVADPIKESTPEALRLLRESGLQIVMVTGDSRRTAEAVARRLGIEHVEAEVLPEDKSAVIKAMQHEGRRAAMAGDGVNDAPALAQADVGIAMGTGTDVAIESAGITLVKGDLRGIVRARRLSQATMRNIRENLFFAFIYNALGVPIAAGVLYPVFDLLLSPIIASAAMSFSSVSVIFNALRLRRLAL
- a CDS encoding MerR family transcriptional regulator; translation: MDGGLKIGELARRAGVTAKAIRFYERKRVLPPAKRAANRYRLYDDDAVGMLYFVKQATGLGLTLAEIKEIIAIRRGGRPPCAHVHRLLRDKAGELDRKLKDLLELRRRIRRSLTAWKHRPAAAAAVCPHIETPAGRGPRKGREV